The following coding sequences are from one Candidatus Eisenbacteria bacterium window:
- a CDS encoding N-acetylmuramoyl-L-alanine amidase: MNFRFLSIVLLSAILAPAAAPAPVVTNVRFWTAPDHTRVVVDLSAAASFTHRALGDPHRIVVDIRQTSFRGKTRKISVDDGLVRAIRLNALRSGTAQIVLDLEKSARYQAFSLAPVADKPHRVVIDVYREKALDRAPPPAPADGSVRRIVIDPGHGGDDPGAKGFRGLVEKEITLDLARRLARRINALPGYEAILTRTGDYFVRLGDRRKFARTKKGDVFISLHANAARNKSANGFEIYFLSLSGATDQMARELADKENAADLIGGVPREAEEEVLSILYDYLQEEGMKRSEALAEEIWNAFRNGREMELRNVKQAGFAVLKSLEIPAVLVEVGFVSNRSDAALLVKDDFRDRVAERIAAGVERYFRRADSAPEVYHVVQKGETVWSIARLYRVEVQALLAGNNLGSEVVLIEGQRLRIP, from the coding sequence ATGAACTTTCGGTTCCTGTCGATCGTCCTCTTGTCGGCGATTCTCGCGCCCGCCGCCGCGCCGGCCCCGGTCGTCACCAACGTCCGCTTCTGGACCGCACCCGATCACACCCGCGTCGTCGTGGATCTCAGCGCCGCCGCGTCCTTCACCCACCGGGCTCTCGGCGACCCCCACCGAATCGTGGTGGACATCCGGCAGACATCCTTCCGTGGAAAGACCCGGAAGATCAGCGTCGACGACGGGCTCGTCCGCGCGATCCGCCTGAACGCCCTTCGGAGCGGCACGGCCCAGATCGTTCTCGACCTCGAGAAGAGCGCGCGCTATCAGGCCTTCTCGCTCGCCCCGGTCGCGGATAAGCCGCACCGGGTCGTGATCGACGTCTATCGAGAGAAGGCGCTCGACCGGGCGCCTCCCCCCGCGCCGGCCGACGGTTCGGTTCGGCGCATCGTGATCGACCCGGGGCACGGAGGGGACGATCCGGGGGCGAAGGGATTCCGCGGTCTCGTCGAGAAGGAGATCACCCTCGACCTCGCCCGCCGTCTCGCCCGGCGCATCAACGCGCTTCCCGGGTACGAGGCGATCCTTACGCGGACCGGAGACTACTTCGTGCGTCTCGGAGACCGGCGCAAGTTCGCGCGCACGAAGAAAGGGGATGTCTTCATCAGCCTGCACGCGAACGCCGCTCGGAACAAGAGCGCGAACGGCTTCGAGATCTACTTCCTCTCGCTCTCCGGGGCGACCGACCAGATGGCGCGCGAGCTCGCGGACAAAGAGAATGCGGCCGACCTCATCGGGGGCGTCCCCCGAGAAGCGGAAGAAGAAGTGCTCTCCATTCTTTACGACTATCTTCAGGAAGAGGGGATGAAGAGGAGCGAGGCGCTCGCCGAGGAGATCTGGAACGCGTTCCGAAACGGTCGCGAGATGGAGCTCCGCAACGTGAAGCAGGCCGGTTTCGCCGTCCTTAAATCGCTCGAGATCCCCGCGGTTCTCGTCGAGGTCGGCTTCGTCTCGAACCGGTCGGACGCGGCGCTCCTCGTGAAGGACGACTTCCGAGACCGCGTCGCGGAGAGGATCGCCGCCGGGGTTGAGCGCTATTTCCGGCGCGCCGACTCCGCGCCCGAGGTCTACCATGTCGTGCAGAAGGGGGAGACCGTGTGGAGCATCGCCCGCCTCTACCGGGTGGAAGTTCAAGCTCTCCTCGCGGGAAACAACCTCGGATCCGAAGTCGTGCTCATCGAAGGCCAGCGCCTTCGGATCCCTTGA
- the holA gene encoding DNA polymerase III subunit delta — translation MKRLEGGRWEPAAALVYGEETLGAEEAASAILSALEKRGATRIVLGPKETDAAALGDALSQMSLFADRRVVLLEGVPPRAEGLSDLLERAAREPDLFLLVRHSGDVDKRLRWYKKMSAEGAVFRFEAVKEREMPDRIRARARLLGLDLPIEGAQAIASRVGTDLLTARNELEKLRLYASPRKKITQADVEAVVGRSRDTLLYEITEGISGRDRERSLADLQDLLRQGISAGAILSLLAREVRYLLQARIALREDAAIRKALGSYAAFTGFFRSRFADERKDRFGKGRGNLFRQHPYVVFLRLGQAARFGEEELMSLLAAFSRADRAVKSGAGSPETVLFATVAAASAGGNA, via the coding sequence GTGAAGAGGCTGGAAGGCGGCCGCTGGGAGCCGGCCGCGGCGCTCGTCTACGGCGAGGAGACTCTCGGCGCGGAGGAGGCGGCCTCCGCGATCCTCTCCGCCCTCGAGAAGCGCGGCGCGACCCGGATCGTTTTAGGCCCGAAGGAAACCGACGCGGCGGCCCTCGGCGACGCGCTCTCCCAGATGTCCCTCTTCGCGGACCGGCGGGTCGTTCTGCTCGAGGGGGTGCCGCCCCGGGCGGAAGGGCTTTCCGACCTTCTCGAGCGCGCGGCGCGGGAGCCGGATCTCTTTCTCCTCGTACGCCACTCCGGCGACGTGGACAAACGGCTTCGCTGGTACAAGAAGATGAGCGCCGAGGGGGCGGTCTTCCGGTTCGAGGCGGTGAAGGAGCGGGAGATGCCGGACCGAATCCGCGCGCGCGCCCGGCTTCTCGGGCTCGACCTCCCGATCGAGGGGGCGCAGGCGATCGCGAGCCGCGTCGGCACCGACCTTCTCACGGCGCGGAACGAGCTGGAGAAGCTTCGTCTCTACGCGAGCCCGCGGAAGAAGATCACGCAGGCGGACGTGGAGGCGGTCGTCGGACGTTCGCGGGACACGCTTCTCTACGAGATCACCGAGGGGATCTCGGGCAGGGATCGGGAGCGATCGCTGGCGGATCTTCAAGACCTCCTCCGCCAGGGAATCTCCGCCGGAGCGATCCTCTCGCTCCTGGCCCGCGAGGTTCGGTACCTTCTCCAAGCGAGGATCGCGCTCCGCGAAGACGCCGCGATCCGGAAGGCTCTCGGGAGCTACGCAGCGTTCACCGGGTTCTTCCGCTCCCGGTTTGCGGACGAGCGGAAGGATCGGTTCGGGAAGGGGAGAGGAAACCTATTCCGCCAGCACCCGTACGTCGTGTTCCTCCGCCTCGGGCAGGCGGCGCGCTTCGGCGAGGAGGAGCTGATGAGCCTTCTCGCGGCGTTCTCGCGCGCCGATCGGGCGGTGAAGAGCGGCGCCGGCTCTCCGGAGACGGTCCTCTTCGCGACGGTGGCCGCCGCCTCCGCCGGAGGGAATGCTTGA
- a CDS encoding YbbR-like domain-containing protein, producing the protein MRHVTGNLGILAAAFLVTIFVCFNAETERVVEVACEVPVSYVNVPDSLVLVGSPPEKLEVRAVFNRKFWQTEPDYLSAEVDLSHMRRGTQRVSATAEAVRVPPNRKARVLEVLAPDPILLTFEPKVSKRVPVVPLAEGAPADGYALFGAPTAEPARAVLTGPEGTIAGIDAVRTVPVSLSGATEDVRRFQPIDLRGHALVAGEPSEVEVLFDIERVEERSLRRRPIRITERDRVDAEPEAIDLVVRGPAAAIGMIQEIRVRLLLDASSLPYGEHRFVGEVSPGNRIHLFQPTVDMPGRGGAGEGAAPPELMGQIQNLPESVVLVDFSPKHFTMRRRGR; encoded by the coding sequence ATGAGGCACGTCACGGGCAATCTCGGGATCCTCGCGGCCGCCTTCCTGGTCACGATCTTCGTCTGCTTCAACGCGGAGACGGAGCGCGTGGTCGAGGTCGCGTGCGAGGTCCCGGTGAGCTACGTCAACGTGCCGGACTCGCTGGTCCTCGTGGGGAGCCCGCCGGAGAAGCTTGAAGTGCGAGCGGTTTTCAACCGAAAGTTCTGGCAGACCGAGCCGGACTATCTCTCGGCGGAGGTCGATCTCTCCCATATGCGAAGAGGAACGCAGCGCGTCTCGGCCACCGCGGAAGCCGTCCGGGTTCCGCCGAACCGGAAGGCACGCGTTCTCGAGGTCCTCGCCCCCGATCCGATCCTCCTCACGTTCGAACCGAAGGTGAGCAAGAGGGTCCCGGTCGTTCCGCTCGCGGAGGGGGCGCCCGCCGATGGATACGCGCTCTTCGGCGCGCCGACCGCGGAACCGGCGCGCGCCGTTCTGACCGGCCCCGAGGGGACGATCGCCGGGATCGACGCGGTCCGAACGGTTCCGGTTTCGCTCTCCGGCGCGACGGAGGACGTGCGGCGTTTCCAGCCGATCGACCTTCGAGGCCACGCGCTCGTGGCCGGCGAGCCGTCGGAAGTCGAGGTCCTCTTCGACATCGAGAGGGTGGAGGAGCGCTCGCTCCGAAGGCGCCCGATCCGGATCACCGAAAGGGATCGGGTCGACGCGGAGCCCGAGGCGATCGATCTCGTCGTTCGGGGACCGGCGGCCGCGATCGGCATGATTCAGGAGATCCGCGTCCGTCTTCTTCTCGATGCGTCCTCGCTCCCGTATGGAGAGCATCGTTTCGTGGGAGAGGTGAGCCCGGGGAATCGGATCCACCTCTTTCAGCCCACCGTGGACATGCCAGGAAGGGGCGGCGCCGGGGAGGGGGCCGCGCCCCCCGAGCTGATGGGACAGATCCAGAATCTGCCCGAGTCGGTGGTTCTCGTGGATTTCTCCCCCAAGCACTTCACGATGCGCCGCAGGGGGAGATGA
- the tsaD gene encoding tRNA (adenosine(37)-N6)-threonylcarbamoyltransferase complex transferase subunit TsaD: MALILGVETSCDETAAAVVRDGRRVLSNIVLSQDVHRVYGGVVPELASREHIRTIVPILRRALAEAKVEPRDLDAVAVTVGPGLIGALVVGLSVARALAWALRIPLLPVHHLEAHLFGLRLGFPDEAFRFVALIVSGGHTELIHVRSEGDYALLGRTRDDAAGEAFDKVAKMASLPYPGGPVIDRLAARGNPDRHAFPRARLEPETLDFSFSGVKTAIRYALRDDPSLAGEEKLPDLLASFQEAVVEPLVENARRALERTGETRLAVCGGVAANSRLRAAFEKMARETGAALFLAPIEFCTDNAAMVASAGEEAFRRGTAAAPDQSAGADLPLPFKD; this comes from the coding sequence TTGGCCCTCATCCTCGGAGTGGAGACCTCCTGCGACGAGACCGCCGCGGCGGTGGTTCGGGACGGGCGCCGGGTCCTCTCGAACATCGTTCTCTCGCAAGATGTCCACCGCGTCTACGGCGGGGTCGTCCCCGAGCTCGCCTCGCGCGAGCACATCCGAACGATCGTCCCCATCCTCCGCCGCGCCCTCGCCGAGGCGAAGGTCGAGCCGCGCGATCTCGACGCGGTCGCGGTCACCGTGGGCCCCGGGCTGATCGGCGCGCTCGTCGTCGGTCTTTCCGTGGCCCGCGCGCTCGCCTGGGCGCTCCGCATCCCGCTCCTTCCGGTCCACCATCTCGAAGCGCATCTCTTCGGCCTCCGTCTCGGTTTTCCCGACGAGGCGTTCCGATTCGTGGCGCTCATCGTCTCGGGCGGGCACACCGAACTGATTCATGTGCGAAGCGAAGGGGACTACGCGCTTCTCGGGCGGACGCGCGACGACGCCGCCGGCGAGGCGTTCGACAAGGTCGCGAAGATGGCCTCGCTTCCGTATCCCGGAGGGCCGGTCATCGACCGCCTCGCGGCGCGCGGGAACCCCGATCGCCATGCGTTCCCGCGGGCGAGGCTCGAACCGGAGACGCTCGACTTCAGCTTCAGCGGCGTGAAGACCGCGATCCGCTACGCGCTTCGGGATGACCCGTCGCTCGCCGGCGAGGAGAAGCTTCCCGACCTCCTGGCGAGCTTCCAGGAGGCGGTCGTCGAGCCGCTCGTCGAGAACGCGAGGCGCGCGCTCGAGCGGACGGGGGAGACTCGCCTCGCCGTCTGCGGCGGCGTGGCCGCCAACTCCCGCCTCCGCGCCGCGTTCGAGAAGATGGCGAGGGAGACGGGTGCCGCGCTCTTCCTCGCCCCGATCGAGTTCTGCACGGACAACGCCGCGATGGTCGCCTCTGCCGGCGAGGAGGCGTTCCGGAGGGGGACCGCGGCCGCCCCCGACCAGTCCGCCGGCGCCGACCTTCCCCTCCCGTTCAAAGATTGA
- a CDS encoding response regulator translates to MKEMEREKILVIEDEDAIRRIIGLHLSRGGFEPVLARDGREGLALARETKPALVLLDVMMPEMDGYTVARKLRAQFVTSQIPIIMLTAKDNLDDKLAGLEVGANDYVTKPFAAGELLARISTVLRWSKAQKSANPLTGLPGNVSIEERLEGLIASGAPFSVVYVDLDNFKAYNDTYGYNEGDVAIRELARILLLACEAHGDGSEFVGHIGGDDFLYTSKPERAEAIARRVLDEFGRALVRLVPEEDRKRGYLEVEGRTGERKRFPILSVTLAMIASDGRRISHVAQVADLASEVKRYGKSIEGSVLVRDRRRGEGPPETVVLGSGPREEGNDVESQGS, encoded by the coding sequence GTGAAGGAGATGGAAAGGGAGAAGATCCTCGTGATCGAGGACGAGGACGCGATCCGCCGCATCATCGGACTCCATCTCAGTCGGGGCGGGTTCGAGCCGGTTCTCGCCCGCGACGGGCGGGAGGGGCTCGCTCTCGCGCGCGAGACGAAGCCGGCGCTCGTCCTCCTCGACGTGATGATGCCGGAGATGGACGGCTACACGGTGGCGCGCAAGCTTCGCGCGCAGTTCGTCACCTCGCAGATCCCGATCATCATGCTCACGGCGAAGGACAACCTCGATGACAAGCTCGCCGGGCTCGAAGTCGGGGCGAACGACTACGTGACGAAGCCGTTCGCGGCGGGAGAGCTCCTCGCGCGCATCAGCACGGTTCTTCGATGGAGCAAGGCGCAGAAATCCGCGAACCCGCTCACCGGGCTCCCGGGGAACGTATCGATCGAGGAGCGCCTCGAGGGTCTGATCGCCTCCGGCGCTCCGTTTTCGGTCGTCTACGTCGATCTCGACAACTTCAAGGCGTACAACGACACCTATGGCTACAACGAGGGAGACGTCGCGATCCGCGAGCTCGCCCGCATCCTGCTTCTCGCCTGCGAGGCGCATGGAGACGGCTCCGAGTTCGTGGGGCACATCGGCGGCGACGATTTCCTTTATACCTCAAAACCAGAGCGCGCCGAGGCGATCGCGCGGCGCGTGCTCGATGAGTTCGGACGCGCTCTTGTCCGCCTCGTCCCCGAGGAGGACAGGAAGCGCGGCTATCTGGAGGTGGAAGGGCGGACCGGGGAGCGGAAGCGTTTTCCCATTCTCTCCGTGACGCTCGCGATGATCGCCAGCGACGGCCGGCGGATCTCGCACGTCGCGCAAGTGGCGGACCTCGCCTCCGAGGTCAAACGCTACGGGAAGTCGATCGAGGGGAGCGTGCTGGTTCGCGACCGCCGCCGAGGCGAAGGGCCTCCGGAGACGGTCGTCTTGGGATCCGGTCCGCGGGAGGAGGGGAACGATGTCGAATCGCAGGGTTCCTGA
- a CDS encoding response regulator encodes MSNRRVPEDARPVVLVAEGESALRREIADLLDRNGYAVIEARSGEEIVHLARRERPALIVLDGMLALLDGHAAARVLRRDPGTRHIPFLAFEGPARRRGRGGRRLRAEDYRRLLRKIHDILEFNERRHAVRA; translated from the coding sequence ATGTCGAATCGCAGGGTTCCTGAGGACGCCCGCCCGGTCGTTCTTGTCGCCGAAGGCGAGAGCGCCCTGAGACGGGAGATCGCGGATCTCCTCGATCGGAACGGATACGCGGTGATCGAGGCGCGAAGCGGAGAGGAGATCGTGCATCTCGCGCGGCGGGAGAGGCCGGCGCTCATCGTTCTCGACGGGATGCTCGCACTTCTCGACGGGCACGCGGCGGCGCGGGTTCTCCGGCGTGATCCGGGGACCCGGCACATCCCGTTTCTGGCCTTCGAGGGTCCGGCCCGGCGAAGGGGGCGGGGAGGGCGGCGGCTTCGCGCCGAGGATTACCGGCGGCTTCTCCGAAAGATCCACGATATTTTGGAGTTCAACGAACGACGTCACGCGGTCCGCGCCTGA
- a CDS encoding response regulator, producing MAKKILVVDDEVYILHILDFSLGAEGYEVLTAADGEEAVRLARTEKPDLIVLDIMMPKVDGFEACRRLKADPETSPIPVILLTAKGREVDRQVGMEVGADDYIVKPFSPTRLIEKIENYLNV from the coding sequence GTGGCGAAGAAGATCCTGGTCGTCGACGACGAGGTGTACATCCTGCACATCCTCGACTTCAGCCTCGGCGCGGAAGGATACGAGGTTCTCACCGCGGCCGACGGCGAGGAAGCGGTCCGCCTCGCGCGGACGGAGAAGCCCGATCTCATCGTTCTCGACATCATGATGCCGAAGGTGGACGGCTTCGAGGCGTGCCGCCGGCTGAAGGCGGATCCGGAAACGAGCCCGATCCCGGTGATCCTGCTCACCGCGAAGGGGCGCGAAGTGGACCGGCAGGTGGGGATGGAGGTCGGCGCGGACGACTACATCGTGAAACCGTTCAGCCCGACTCGTCTCATCGAAAAGATCGAGAACTATTTGAACGTGTAG
- a CDS encoding HD domain-containing protein, protein MKDTLVEKPKTTTTGRPRRLRGASSRFGENLDVWAAYLSNERADSEETTEGVVWKAVETLIDVSGADGCSVALADWGVEMLSERRNGDLVRKTSLRDTMVAHGTIGHEALRTGVPQAVYEVNRDSVHHYPDTVRSGRYASAACFPLGHRGRSLGVLTFLYRKPRRLQRRDKDLGVILAHSMALAIDNSLLVSEGKQNRLVTVQALIRSLEAKDSETSYHSLRVTQHATVLAEEMGLSPRQVEAVQYGATLHDLGKIGVLGPILNKKGKLDEDELALIRRHPVIGARIVENVDYLHAAVPIIRHHHERWDGEGYPDGIRGEKIPLGARIVSIPDFYDALTTSRPYRPAYSHEKAVRMVRERIGTAFDPDIAKIFLSIQEGWKNPAQ, encoded by the coding sequence GTGAAGGACACGCTGGTCGAGAAGCCCAAGACGACGACAACGGGGCGCCCGCGGCGGCTGCGCGGCGCGTCCTCGAGGTTCGGCGAGAACCTTGACGTCTGGGCGGCCTATCTGAGCAACGAGAGGGCCGACAGCGAGGAGACCACCGAGGGGGTCGTGTGGAAGGCGGTCGAGACGCTCATCGACGTGAGCGGCGCGGACGGGTGCTCAGTCGCCCTCGCCGATTGGGGAGTCGAGATGCTTTCCGAGCGAAGAAACGGCGACCTCGTCCGGAAGACCAGCCTCCGCGACACGATGGTCGCGCACGGAACGATCGGCCACGAGGCGCTCCGCACCGGCGTCCCCCAAGCGGTCTACGAGGTCAATCGCGACAGCGTCCATCACTATCCGGACACGGTCCGGAGCGGGCGGTATGCCTCGGCCGCGTGCTTTCCCCTCGGCCATCGCGGGCGCTCGCTCGGTGTGTTGACGTTTCTGTATCGCAAGCCGCGCCGCTTACAGCGGAGGGACAAGGACCTCGGCGTGATCCTCGCGCACTCGATGGCGCTCGCGATCGACAACTCGCTTCTCGTCTCGGAAGGAAAGCAGAACCGTCTCGTCACCGTGCAGGCGCTCATCCGGTCGCTCGAGGCGAAGGACTCGGAGACTTCTTACCATTCCCTTCGCGTGACGCAGCACGCCACCGTTCTCGCCGAGGAGATGGGCCTCTCGCCGCGCCAGGTCGAGGCGGTCCAGTACGGCGCGACCCTCCACGATCTCGGGAAGATCGGGGTGCTCGGGCCGATCCTGAACAAGAAGGGGAAGCTGGACGAGGACGAGCTCGCTCTCATCCGCCGCCATCCGGTGATCGGGGCTCGCATCGTCGAGAACGTGGACTACCTCCACGCGGCGGTTCCGATCATCCGCCACCATCACGAGCGGTGGGACGGGGAGGGCTACCCGGACGGCATCCGCGGCGAGAAGATTCCGCTCGGCGCGCGGATCGTCTCGATCCCCGATTTCTACGACGCGCTCACGACGAGCCGGCCCTATCGCCCGGCGTACAGCCACGAGAAAGCGGTGCGAATGGTGCGCGAGCGGATCGGCACCGCGTTCGACCCGGACATCGCCAAGATCTTCCTCTCCATCCAGGAAGGGTGGAAGAACCCCGCGCAGTAG